Proteins encoded together in one Planctopirus ephydatiae window:
- a CDS encoding zinc ribbon domain-containing protein has product MSASLIITCPACQRELKIHDRRMLGRKGKCPKCQHVFVMEEPPEVVLEAVDETQAAERNRPAASVAAQAEQMIQPTGFPGGFHGLEVEPTSIRSIKSKRKPKSLVNRLVGPILALAVVAGGGALAYVSFGSSAVGKPAAFSPNPAELQPAVNLTAASPVAAPKFTIDSIEFQPPTTKQPLVLRYVPAGTRVIVHLRPADLWKANTLEEEVRYSLGPIAEFAAAQIKLYSGVEPANVEQATFCLIPTQRGMAPSVAAVFTFVEPIKKSDFLEKYGGQRDDTNGYPIYLTDKLGYLLSSDAKTMAIAPIELAPEMAQASTNPNPTIGGIEELLPVLDSSRQMTVVFEPLAVRLDAEFLVPAPARPMLDKMLDWLGDDVEAAAWSLHLSEKGLFSHMWLRNSNVIQPNRLAKLIDQKLDALPQIFLSAVQSMSPREMGKRQLIGRFPAMARAFSMASRTKVGSHHVEVITPLPERAAPNLALAALLAWDESTRTDFSRKPAAQTMAQTNAPATGPKLPEALSKVIDVDFRRTPLQEAFAYVADELKITIDIDGDALKLSGYTKNMPQEFQLNQVSANKALAEILKKYDKMCLVIDQKQNRVLVTTYPVAETQKLTPYVFPKE; this is encoded by the coding sequence GTATGCTGGGCCGGAAAGGGAAGTGCCCTAAATGCCAGCATGTCTTCGTGATGGAAGAACCACCAGAGGTGGTGTTAGAAGCCGTTGATGAGACTCAAGCGGCTGAACGCAACCGCCCTGCAGCTTCTGTGGCTGCTCAGGCAGAACAGATGATCCAGCCAACGGGATTTCCTGGAGGATTTCATGGTCTTGAAGTCGAACCGACTTCGATTCGCTCGATCAAGTCGAAGCGTAAGCCCAAAAGTCTCGTGAACCGTTTAGTCGGTCCGATCCTGGCGCTTGCTGTAGTGGCTGGCGGTGGTGCCCTCGCTTATGTTTCATTCGGGTCTTCCGCTGTCGGAAAGCCAGCAGCTTTCTCGCCCAATCCCGCCGAGTTACAGCCGGCTGTGAATCTTACAGCGGCCTCTCCTGTGGCTGCTCCAAAATTTACAATTGACTCCATCGAGTTTCAGCCACCAACAACGAAGCAGCCTCTCGTGCTCCGTTATGTCCCTGCGGGAACACGAGTGATTGTCCATTTGCGTCCCGCCGATCTGTGGAAAGCGAACACTCTGGAAGAAGAAGTTCGCTACTCATTAGGGCCCATTGCCGAGTTCGCTGCGGCACAGATCAAGCTGTACTCTGGAGTAGAACCTGCCAACGTGGAACAGGCCACGTTCTGTCTGATACCCACACAGCGTGGCATGGCCCCCAGTGTGGCTGCCGTCTTTACTTTCGTGGAGCCGATTAAGAAGAGCGACTTTCTCGAAAAGTACGGCGGTCAGCGCGATGACACGAATGGGTATCCGATCTATCTCACCGATAAATTAGGCTACCTGCTTTCCAGTGATGCCAAAACCATGGCCATTGCTCCGATTGAACTCGCCCCCGAGATGGCCCAGGCTTCGACCAATCCCAATCCGACGATTGGCGGGATTGAAGAATTGCTGCCGGTGCTCGATTCCAGTCGGCAGATGACGGTTGTGTTTGAACCTCTGGCTGTCAGGCTCGATGCCGAATTTCTGGTGCCAGCCCCCGCCCGCCCGATGCTCGACAAAATGCTGGACTGGCTGGGTGATGATGTCGAAGCGGCCGCATGGAGCTTGCATTTGAGCGAAAAAGGCTTGTTCTCGCACATGTGGCTGAGAAACTCGAATGTCATTCAGCCCAATCGGCTGGCCAAGCTGATCGATCAGAAACTGGACGCGTTGCCGCAGATTTTTTTGAGTGCCGTTCAGTCCATGTCACCGCGCGAGATGGGTAAGCGTCAGTTAATTGGCCGATTTCCAGCGATGGCCAGAGCCTTCAGTATGGCCAGTCGAACCAAAGTCGGCTCGCATCATGTCGAAGTCATTACACCCTTACCCGAACGGGCGGCACCCAACCTGGCGCTGGCAGCACTTTTGGCGTGGGATGAATCGACCCGCACTGATTTCTCGCGTAAACCTGCAGCCCAGACCATGGCACAAACGAACGCTCCAGCAACAGGCCCCAAACTCCCTGAGGCTTTGAGTAAAGTGATTGATGTTGATTTCCGGCGAACGCCTCTCCAGGAAGCATTTGCCTACGTAGCCGATGAGTTGAAGATCACCATCGATATCGATGGTGATGCTCTCAAACTTTCGGGTTACACCAAAAACATGCCTCAAGAGTTTCAGTTGAATCAGGTGAGTGCCAACAAAGCCCTCGCTGAAATCCTGAAAAAGTACGACAAAATGTGCCTGGTGATTGATCAGAAGCAGAATCGAGTCCTGGTAACGACCTATCCTGTCGCGGAAACGCAAAAGCTGACCCCTTATGTGTTTCCCAAGGAGTAA
- a CDS encoding (2Fe-2S)-binding protein, which produces MNFIRVHRPRVASQVSECGGAGTGCGWCRKYLKRYFDESQGRMPATSGGLDAHTEEAPEITLEEYATSRAAYIRAGHGKPAAGAIPLPGVTTEPTLQQPSDPESPE; this is translated from the coding sequence ATGAACTTTATTCGTGTTCACCGCCCCCGTGTGGCCAGTCAGGTCAGTGAATGCGGAGGTGCAGGGACGGGTTGCGGCTGGTGTCGTAAGTATCTCAAAAGGTACTTTGACGAGTCACAAGGGCGCATGCCCGCGACATCGGGTGGACTTGATGCCCACACAGAAGAAGCCCCGGAAATCACCCTCGAAGAGTATGCGACCTCTCGTGCGGCCTATATCCGGGCAGGTCACGGAAAACCGGCGGCAGGTGCCATCCCATTGCCAGGCGTCACCACAGAACCAACTCTTCAGCAGCCATCCGATCCGGAATCGCCTGAGTAG
- a CDS encoding Hsp20/alpha crystallin family protein, with the protein MRAEQPEIPPGRASIRNPGDAAIEQPVEQQVVFTPPIDIFERPDGLILLADLPGVTLETLELQVQDNRLTLYGRVQTQWLEGVQTLHQEYPIGHFLRSFILNDEVDHEKITARLAHGVLEVFLPRATKAIPRKIEVKTD; encoded by the coding sequence ATGAGAGCTGAGCAACCCGAGATTCCGCCCGGTCGAGCATCAATTCGTAACCCTGGAGATGCCGCTATTGAGCAGCCGGTCGAACAACAAGTGGTCTTCACACCGCCCATTGATATTTTCGAACGGCCGGATGGCCTCATTCTGCTAGCGGACTTGCCAGGCGTCACACTGGAGACATTAGAGCTGCAAGTCCAGGATAACCGTTTAACACTCTACGGTCGTGTCCAGACTCAATGGCTGGAAGGGGTCCAGACTCTCCATCAGGAGTATCCCATCGGGCACTTTTTGAGATCATTTATTCTCAATGACGAAGTTGACCACGAGAAAATCACAGCCAGACTCGCCCACGGAGTGCTGGAGGTTTTCCTCCCTCGCGCGACGAAGGCGATCCCCAGGAAGATCGAAGTCAAAACCGACTGA
- a CDS encoding Hsp20/alpha crystallin family protein has protein sequence MAIFRWGNAWQAMENFEQEVDSLLAGVLQGLRVVRHYPAVNLYELPDQLLITAELPGIRLEELDISVNEGSLTLKGRHLGPEGVPDEAFRRQERPRGKWQRTLKLPDGIREEAVSAQFSNGVLLIRLPKVPPKPARQITVTAVAENPPPVESVPEAIPTPARRIATEPGQVSGLIEPKERESHES, from the coding sequence ATGGCCATCTTTCGATGGGGAAATGCCTGGCAGGCCATGGAGAACTTCGAGCAGGAGGTCGACTCCCTGCTCGCTGGTGTTCTTCAAGGACTGCGCGTTGTCAGACATTACCCTGCTGTGAACCTGTATGAACTTCCTGACCAACTGCTGATCACTGCAGAGTTGCCCGGAATTCGTCTCGAAGAACTGGATATCAGCGTCAACGAAGGCTCCCTCACGCTGAAAGGACGGCACCTGGGCCCGGAAGGTGTTCCCGACGAAGCCTTTCGCCGGCAGGAACGACCTCGCGGCAAATGGCAGCGTACTCTCAAGCTCCCCGATGGTATTCGTGAAGAAGCGGTTTCGGCACAGTTTTCAAATGGAGTGCTCCTGATTCGTCTGCCCAAAGTGCCTCCCAAGCCGGCAAGGCAAATTACGGTCACGGCTGTTGCCGAAAATCCTCCTCCCGTCGAGTCGGTCCCAGAAGCGATTCCCACACCGGCCCGGAGAATTGCGACTGAGCCAGGTCAGGTCTCTGGATTGATAGAACCCAAGGAAAGGGAATCTCATGAGAGCTGA
- a CDS encoding universal stress protein, producing MKLLLCVDASGSSDRAISRVTELGLGHSKSNSVTLFTVCESLPEHVFEISEKVGMHAKELASAWSLKSRSAGEQALAQAKAKLLESGLPESAIHIKLCVADATPESRQVAAAASLIEEMTSGNYDLVVIGRRGAKHLSENLIGSVADKVIRAASGRSVLLVD from the coding sequence GTGAAACTGCTGCTTTGTGTCGATGCATCGGGATCATCAGACCGAGCGATCTCCCGCGTGACTGAACTTGGTTTAGGTCACTCCAAGTCAAACTCAGTGACACTTTTTACCGTTTGCGAATCACTTCCTGAGCATGTCTTCGAGATCAGCGAAAAAGTGGGCATGCACGCCAAAGAGCTTGCCTCAGCATGGTCTTTGAAGTCGCGATCTGCAGGGGAACAGGCGTTGGCTCAAGCGAAGGCCAAGCTGCTGGAGAGTGGTCTGCCGGAATCAGCCATCCATATCAAGCTGTGCGTCGCTGATGCCACTCCTGAGTCTCGCCAGGTGGCAGCCGCTGCCAGCCTGATCGAAGAGATGACCAGCGGGAACTACGACCTGGTGGTCATTGGTCGGCGTGGTGCCAAACATCTCTCCGAAAACCTGATTGGCAGTGTCGCTGATAAGGTGATTCGAGCCGCTTCAGGTCGAAGTGTCTTGCTCGTCGATTAG
- a CDS encoding thioredoxin domain-containing protein, producing the protein MNLVNRLAAETSLYLNQHAQNPVAWQPWDDEAWRLARELDRPVFLSIGYSACHWCHVMEHESFENPRIAELLNQWFVSIKVDREERPDLDQIYMAAVIAMTQQGGWPMSVFLTPQGHPFYGGTYFPPTSRYGRPGFAEVLAAIHDAWENRREVVTEQASQLTMSVHDQLSERQEPTTLQESLLEKAGRTLVRVCDRVNGGFGHAPKFPHAMDLRLALRLAHRFDTTETAEVAELGLTAMAKGGIHDHLGGGFARYSTDEVWLVPHFEKMLYDNALLLQAYLDGWQFYKTDFYRRTAQSIVHYVLREMQVPGAELPGGFCAAQDADSEGEEGRFFVWSQSEIRTVLSGSELGNDDSRLFERAYGVTSGGNWEGHNILNLPKTIAALGRELGMAETALEQKLSLLRAKLFEHRKSRIAPGRDEKLIVAWNGLMISALARSGLVLDDQEALQAAQRAARVILDMAESLPYGLPHSIQKGQPKHGAYLDDYGCFLEALIELFLADGDPSWLSRALPLIDRLVNEFHDEQGGFYFTSNKAEKLISRSRDFQDNVTPSGNAAVANALLKFGRITGDARSQELAHEVLQAASGLMQQSTMATAHSLAALDWWLGANYECVYVPAETTSTTDAEPLKQNAVERVAHELYLPNVLFLTGRAQWEGTLAAGLVNGRLAPASEPVLYVCQKGACQLPVVGEAAIIARLKGLAQSTDE; encoded by the coding sequence ATGAACCTTGTGAATCGTCTGGCGGCAGAGACCAGCCTGTATCTTAATCAGCATGCCCAGAATCCGGTCGCCTGGCAGCCGTGGGATGATGAAGCGTGGAGACTTGCACGCGAGCTCGATCGACCAGTCTTTCTGTCGATCGGGTACAGTGCCTGCCACTGGTGTCATGTGATGGAGCACGAAAGCTTTGAGAATCCACGCATTGCGGAACTGCTGAATCAGTGGTTTGTGAGTATCAAGGTGGATCGCGAAGAGCGGCCAGACCTCGATCAGATCTATATGGCGGCTGTCATTGCCATGACTCAGCAGGGTGGCTGGCCAATGTCGGTCTTTCTCACACCCCAGGGGCATCCGTTTTACGGAGGAACCTATTTTCCTCCCACCAGCCGATATGGACGACCGGGGTTTGCTGAAGTCCTCGCAGCCATCCACGATGCCTGGGAGAACCGTCGTGAAGTGGTGACTGAGCAAGCCTCTCAATTAACCATGTCAGTCCACGATCAACTGTCTGAACGACAGGAGCCGACGACTCTGCAGGAGAGTCTGCTGGAGAAAGCTGGCCGTACGCTGGTGCGAGTTTGTGATCGTGTGAATGGTGGTTTTGGACATGCTCCCAAGTTTCCTCATGCGATGGATTTACGGCTCGCTTTGCGCCTCGCGCATCGATTCGATACGACGGAAACAGCCGAAGTGGCTGAGCTGGGGCTGACGGCGATGGCCAAAGGTGGGATTCACGACCACCTGGGAGGCGGCTTCGCCCGCTACTCGACCGATGAAGTCTGGCTGGTGCCGCACTTCGAAAAAATGCTGTATGACAACGCGCTCTTGCTGCAGGCCTATCTGGATGGCTGGCAGTTTTATAAGACCGATTTTTACCGCCGGACGGCCCAGTCGATTGTGCATTACGTTTTACGGGAAATGCAGGTTCCCGGGGCCGAACTGCCTGGTGGATTCTGTGCGGCCCAGGATGCTGACAGCGAGGGTGAAGAGGGGCGATTTTTTGTCTGGTCACAATCCGAGATTCGCACTGTCCTCTCAGGAAGTGAACTGGGGAATGACGATTCGCGGCTTTTTGAGCGGGCCTACGGTGTGACCTCGGGAGGGAACTGGGAAGGTCATAACATTTTGAATTTGCCGAAGACGATCGCCGCACTCGGACGCGAACTCGGCATGGCGGAAACTGCCCTCGAGCAAAAGCTTTCACTGCTGAGAGCGAAGTTGTTTGAGCACAGGAAAAGTCGGATTGCCCCAGGTCGTGATGAAAAACTGATCGTGGCCTGGAATGGTTTGATGATCTCTGCACTGGCCCGCTCGGGACTGGTGCTCGATGATCAAGAGGCACTTCAGGCCGCTCAACGGGCCGCCCGCGTGATTCTCGACATGGCGGAGAGCCTGCCGTATGGCTTGCCTCATTCGATTCAAAAGGGGCAGCCCAAGCATGGTGCCTATCTGGATGATTATGGATGCTTTTTGGAAGCACTGATCGAATTGTTCCTGGCGGATGGTGATCCCTCCTGGTTATCACGGGCTCTCCCACTGATCGACCGCCTGGTGAATGAGTTTCATGATGAACAGGGCGGGTTTTACTTTACGAGTAATAAAGCCGAGAAACTGATCAGTCGCAGTCGAGATTTTCAGGATAACGTGACACCCTCTGGCAATGCGGCTGTGGCCAATGCACTGCTGAAGTTCGGTCGAATCACGGGAGACGCCCGCAGTCAAGAGTTGGCACATGAAGTTCTTCAGGCTGCCTCGGGCCTGATGCAGCAATCCACAATGGCCACAGCCCACTCGCTGGCCGCTCTCGATTGGTGGCTGGGCGCCAATTACGAATGTGTGTATGTACCCGCTGAGACGACATCAACAACGGATGCTGAGCCTTTGAAACAGAATGCCGTTGAGCGAGTGGCCCATGAGCTGTACCTGCCGAACGTCCTGTTTCTCACGGGAAGAGCGCAATGGGAGGGGACATTGGCAGCTGGTCTAGTCAATGGGCGCCTGGCCCCAGCAAGTGAACCGGTGCTCTATGTCTGTCAAAAGGGAGCCTGCCAACTCCCCGTGGTCGGTGAAGCGGCGATCATCGCCCGACTCAAAGGGCTGGCACAAAGTACTGATGAATAA
- a CDS encoding rhodanese-like domain-containing protein → MTIPTILPIELKTHIDAAEPVTIIDVRTPLEFQEVHAHGAVNIPLDELEAEKLSSFVNPESKTVYLICRSGGRGKKACEKLLAKGPWQPINIEGGTQGWEAAGLPVHRGKKIMSLERQVRIAAGSLVVLGCALGAFVTPYAFGLAAFVGAGLVFAGVTDTCAMGLLIARMPWNSTPRSNSSCSLNLTSPPATSH, encoded by the coding sequence ATGACGATCCCCACCATCCTGCCCATCGAACTGAAAACCCACATTGATGCTGCAGAACCAGTGACCATTATTGACGTTCGCACGCCCCTGGAATTTCAGGAAGTGCATGCTCATGGTGCAGTCAACATTCCCTTGGATGAGCTCGAAGCGGAGAAGCTCTCCAGTTTTGTGAATCCTGAGAGCAAGACGGTCTACCTGATCTGCCGTTCTGGAGGTCGAGGCAAAAAAGCCTGCGAAAAACTATTGGCCAAAGGCCCTTGGCAGCCCATCAACATCGAGGGGGGAACTCAGGGTTGGGAGGCTGCCGGCCTGCCGGTTCATCGTGGCAAAAAAATCATGTCACTGGAACGACAGGTTCGTATCGCGGCCGGTTCGCTGGTCGTTCTGGGCTGTGCTCTGGGAGCCTTTGTCACTCCTTACGCCTTCGGACTGGCTGCCTTTGTCGGAGCCGGTCTCGTCTTTGCCGGTGTGACCGATACCTGTGCCATGGGATTATTAATCGCTCGCATGCCCTGGAATTCGACTCCCCGCTCGAATTCCTCGTGCAGTTTGAATCTCACCAGCCCGCCGGCCACTTCTCATTAG
- the xerD gene encoding site-specific tyrosine recombinase XerD: MPPRFKPVQNSVASALPTALPSTHVEGFVAYLQGECGLARNTVISYERDIKRFSDWFHESAVARVTDITLQDLSGYLRYLHELKLATSTIARHLVSLKMFFRYLMLEGILKESVADLLNSPKLWEHLPKVLSEDAVNRLLDAPMHQDLNPYRDRALLAVLYATGCRASEVCSLKMRDLQLDEGFCRCVGKGNKERLVSLNPVAVAALKTYLARERPARAGTSLDSPVFTSRSGRSIDRIQVWKLVKRYASRIGLSDAVTPHTLRHSFATHMLANGAEIRALQELLGHASIRTTQIYTHVEHSRLKAIHKQCHPRG; the protein is encoded by the coding sequence ATGCCACCACGCTTCAAGCCAGTGCAGAATTCGGTCGCCAGTGCTCTACCAACGGCCTTGCCATCGACTCATGTCGAAGGGTTTGTGGCCTATCTTCAGGGAGAGTGCGGGCTCGCGCGAAACACGGTCATTTCCTACGAGCGCGATATCAAAAGATTCAGCGACTGGTTCCATGAATCCGCTGTGGCGCGTGTGACAGACATCACGCTACAGGATCTCTCTGGATATTTGAGATATCTGCACGAGTTGAAACTGGCGACCAGCACGATTGCCAGGCATCTGGTTTCGCTGAAGATGTTCTTCCGGTATCTCATGCTGGAAGGGATTCTCAAAGAGAGTGTCGCCGATCTGCTGAACTCTCCCAAGCTTTGGGAGCATTTGCCCAAGGTGCTTTCGGAAGATGCGGTTAATCGTCTTCTCGATGCCCCGATGCATCAGGATTTGAATCCTTATCGCGACCGCGCGTTGCTGGCGGTGTTGTATGCGACGGGTTGCCGGGCCAGTGAAGTCTGCAGTCTGAAGATGCGCGATCTGCAGCTTGACGAAGGCTTTTGCCGCTGTGTGGGTAAAGGGAATAAGGAGCGTCTGGTCTCTTTGAATCCAGTCGCAGTGGCAGCACTGAAGACCTATCTGGCTCGAGAACGGCCCGCTCGCGCGGGAACGAGCCTCGACAGCCCCGTATTTACCTCGAGATCAGGCAGATCCATCGACCGCATTCAGGTCTGGAAACTTGTCAAGCGGTATGCCTCACGGATTGGATTAAGCGATGCCGTCACGCCGCATACTTTGAGGCACAGTTTTGCCACGCATATGCTGGCCAATGGAGCGGAAATTCGAGCACTGCAGGAACTTTTGGGTCACGCCAGTATTCGCACGACTCAGATCTACACCCATGTCGAACATTCCCGGCTCAAGGCCATCCATAAACAATGCCACCCCCGCGGGTAA
- the surE gene encoding 5'/3'-nucleotidase SurE, with product MHILLVNDDGIHAPGLNSLHAELVKFAQVTVVAPAVEQSGVGHSITYLHPLLAHREYRQDEFFGWKVEGSPADCVKLGIMELAQPRPDLVVSGINHGANVGINILYSGTVAAAIEGAFFGVTSFALSQWLGNSAPRFPQAARLGAQLIQQIMAQNPPAGSLWNINFPTWSTNDQSSAESWPRGVRLTSMGVSRQRETLEKRIDPRGRTYYWTGLEPIHGHELVEGSDVAALVDGYVTVTPLHFDLTNRSQLTQAETNWSPLVIPPQHDQE from the coding sequence ATGCACATTCTCTTAGTGAACGATGACGGCATCCACGCCCCCGGCCTCAATAGTTTGCATGCCGAGCTGGTGAAGTTTGCCCAGGTGACGGTCGTGGCTCCGGCTGTTGAACAAAGTGGAGTCGGGCATTCGATCACTTATCTGCATCCACTTCTGGCCCACCGAGAGTATCGGCAGGACGAGTTTTTCGGCTGGAAAGTCGAGGGGAGTCCGGCTGACTGCGTAAAACTTGGCATCATGGAACTGGCGCAGCCTCGGCCAGATCTCGTGGTGAGTGGCATCAATCACGGTGCGAATGTGGGCATCAACATTCTGTATTCAGGGACCGTAGCCGCTGCGATTGAAGGGGCTTTTTTCGGAGTGACCTCATTCGCACTGTCGCAATGGCTGGGAAACAGTGCCCCGAGATTTCCACAAGCTGCCCGCCTGGGGGCACAACTTATCCAGCAGATTATGGCGCAAAATCCGCCCGCAGGATCACTCTGGAATATCAACTTTCCCACGTGGTCTACAAATGACCAATCGTCTGCTGAATCATGGCCCAGGGGCGTCCGGTTGACTTCGATGGGAGTCAGCAGGCAACGGGAGACTTTGGAAAAACGGATCGACCCCAGAGGACGCACGTATTATTGGACGGGTCTGGAACCTATTCACGGTCATGAGCTGGTCGAAGGGAGTGATGTCGCCGCTCTCGTCGATGGCTATGTGACTGTCACTCCACTGCACTTTGATCTGACCAATCGATCTCAGCTCACGCAAGCCGAGACGAACTGGTCCCCCCTGGTCATCCCACCGCAGCATGATCAGGAATGA
- a CDS encoding cation diffusion facilitator family transporter, producing the protein MEQLPEVHLEASKVTSNNLRQLRYRDALFGAWLGLWINLALGITKLIAGIIGQSFALLADAFNSLSDCVTSSAVIFALNYSQRPANSNHPYGFSKAEALAGSHVALAILISCFLLGWEAIERLTVQHGLPPWWTLAVAAANAVIKESLYWYKLKIAKSTGSTALLAHAWDHRNDALCSVAVLIGLSVVRIGGEAWRSADEVASLVVVCVVGFSAASIFRQSLREMLDLQIDETEVDAMRATVQRVPGVQGIEKFRVRKTGIEQIAELHLRLPAEITVFAGHALAHQVKAELMQQHPMLRDVIIHVEPASEPASHSSPEESSR; encoded by the coding sequence TTGGAACAATTACCCGAAGTCCATCTTGAGGCATCAAAAGTAACGTCGAACAACCTTCGTCAGTTGAGGTACCGCGATGCGCTCTTTGGAGCCTGGCTGGGCCTGTGGATCAATCTGGCTTTAGGAATTACCAAGTTGATCGCCGGGATTATCGGTCAATCCTTTGCGCTGCTGGCCGATGCCTTCAATTCATTGAGCGATTGTGTCACTTCGTCGGCGGTGATTTTTGCACTCAACTATTCACAGAGGCCGGCCAACTCAAACCATCCCTATGGTTTCTCGAAAGCCGAGGCTCTCGCGGGCTCACATGTGGCACTGGCAATTCTGATTTCATGTTTTCTCTTGGGATGGGAGGCCATTGAACGTTTGACAGTTCAGCACGGTTTGCCACCCTGGTGGACGTTGGCCGTGGCGGCAGCCAATGCCGTCATTAAAGAGTCGCTGTACTGGTACAAACTGAAGATTGCCAAAAGCACGGGCAGTACGGCCCTGCTGGCTCATGCCTGGGACCACCGCAACGATGCGCTGTGTTCGGTGGCTGTACTCATTGGCCTGAGTGTCGTGCGAATCGGTGGCGAAGCCTGGCGATCGGCAGATGAGGTGGCTTCGCTGGTGGTGGTGTGTGTGGTCGGATTTTCCGCAGCCAGCATTTTTCGGCAAAGTCTGCGCGAGATGCTGGATCTGCAAATCGATGAGACCGAAGTGGATGCCATGCGCGCCACTGTTCAGAGAGTTCCCGGAGTGCAGGGCATTGAAAAGTTTCGAGTTCGGAAAACAGGGATAGAACAGATTGCCGAACTCCACTTGCGGCTCCCTGCGGAAATCACCGTCTTCGCAGGCCATGCTCTTGCTCATCAGGTGAAAGCCGAACTGATGCAGCAGCATCCCATGCTCAGAGATGTGATCATTCACGTTGAGCCGGCAAGCGAACCAGCCAGCCACAGTTCGCCGGAAGAATCATCAAGATGA
- a CDS encoding L-fuconate dehydratase: MPKFSGIQAIDLRFPTSRLLDGSDAMNPDPDYSAAYVILKTDDAALPAGHGMTFTIGRGNELCVAAIESLGKLLIGRDLSEFTEAPGQFWRELTGDSQLRWLGPEKGVIHLATAALVNALWDLWAKIEQKPLWKLVTDFTPAQLVNCIDFRYLTDALTPAEAIERLERKVAGKSARVEQLLATGYPAYTTSAGWLGYSDEKLRQLCRSNLAQGWEVFKVKVGRNLDDDLRRLTIIREEIGPERRLMIDANQVWDVSTAIDWVRELAKFHPWFIEEPTSPDDILGHAAIAKAVHPIAVATGEHCANRVMFKQFLQAGAIGICQIDSCRLGGVNEVLAVMLLAEKFGIPVCPHAGGVGLCEYVQHLSMIDFIAISGSWENRFCEHADHLHEHFVHPISMKNGRYQAPLAPGYSIEMLPETIAAYRFPEGAIWA; encoded by the coding sequence ATGCCCAAGTTCTCCGGGATTCAGGCCATTGATCTCCGTTTTCCCACCTCGCGTCTGCTGGATGGTTCCGACGCGATGAATCCGGATCCGGACTATTCAGCCGCGTATGTAATTCTCAAAACCGATGATGCAGCGCTCCCCGCGGGGCATGGCATGACATTTACCATCGGTCGAGGAAACGAACTGTGTGTGGCGGCCATTGAATCGCTGGGCAAACTCCTCATTGGTCGAGATCTGAGCGAGTTCACCGAAGCTCCCGGCCAATTCTGGCGCGAACTGACGGGTGACAGCCAGTTACGCTGGCTGGGCCCAGAGAAAGGCGTGATCCATCTCGCCACGGCCGCTCTGGTCAATGCGCTCTGGGATCTCTGGGCCAAAATCGAACAGAAGCCCCTCTGGAAACTCGTCACCGACTTCACTCCCGCACAGTTGGTCAACTGTATCGACTTCCGATACCTGACCGATGCGCTGACACCCGCTGAAGCCATCGAACGTCTCGAACGAAAAGTGGCCGGCAAATCCGCGCGTGTCGAGCAGTTGCTGGCCACAGGCTATCCCGCCTACACGACCAGTGCCGGCTGGCTGGGATACTCAGATGAGAAACTGAGACAGTTGTGTCGCTCCAATCTGGCACAAGGCTGGGAAGTCTTCAAAGTCAAAGTGGGACGGAATCTCGACGACGATCTCCGCCGCTTAACGATCATTCGCGAAGAGATTGGCCCTGAACGCCGCCTCATGATCGATGCGAATCAGGTCTGGGATGTTTCAACGGCGATCGACTGGGTACGTGAACTCGCGAAATTCCACCCTTGGTTCATCGAAGAACCCACCAGCCCGGATGATATTCTCGGTCATGCGGCCATTGCCAAAGCAGTGCATCCGATTGCCGTCGCCACAGGTGAGCATTGCGCGAATCGAGTGATGTTCAAACAGTTTTTGCAGGCGGGGGCCATTGGCATCTGTCAGATTGATAGCTGCCGCCTGGGAGGTGTGAACGAAGTTCTGGCGGTCATGCTGCTGGCCGAAAAATTTGGTATCCCCGTTTGCCCCCATGCCGGTGGTGTCGGGTTATGTGAATACGTGCAGCATCTCTCGATGATCGACTTTATTGCGATCAGCGGTAGCTGGGAAAATCGCTTCTGCGAACATGCCGATCATCTGCATGAACATTTCGTCCATCCGATCTCGATGAAGAATGGGCGCTACCAGGCTCCTTTGGCACCGGGTTACAGCATCGAAATGCTTCCCGAGACCATTGCGGCCTATCGATTTCCAGAAGGTGCCATATGGGCGTGA